The Microcystis aeruginosa NIES-843 sequence TCCCTTCCGAGCTTTCCTCTGGCGGATGTTCAAGGAACAACACGAAGATTATAAATTCAAAGGTCTAGCTTGGTTGATTTTCGGAGTTCCCAAAACGGCCAATATTCTCTACCAAGAAGAATTAGAGAAAATAGCGGCGGAATTCCCCGATAACTTCCGTCTCACCTATGCCATCAGCCGGGAACAGCAAAATCCCCAGGGCGGTAGAATGTATATTCAACACCGGGTAGCCGAACACGCTGACGAAATCTGGAATCTACTCCAAAGTCCCAAAACCCACGCTTATATGTGCGGACTGAAAGGGATGGAAGATGGTATCGACGATGCTATCAGTGGTGCTGCTGCTAAAAATGGCGCTGATTGGTCTGTCTATCAGAAACAACTGAAAAAAGAACATCGCTGGCACGTAGAAACCTACTAAACCAGAAAGGTTCTCTGAAAATTTTTTCGGGTGGGCATTGCTCACCCTTTTTGTCTTGGCTTCGGTTAAGATCAGTTTCTTAAAAGGCTTTTAATACTAAATCTAGTTATTAAAAACTGATTATCTATTCCCTCTTTTGCATGAGTGCCTCTTACCTTTTGCCTGTCCTCACAAGTAGCCTATACTCAACGGATTTAGTATAAAAAGATGAAATTCTCTCGACGCTTTTTTCCTGTTTTCCTTGCCCTCTGCTTACTGTTTATTTTGCTGCCCCGGGCCTGGAGTTTTACTAATAGCCAAAAACAAATTCTGGCAGATTTAAAAACAGCCGAGATTATTTATCTGGGGGAAAGGCACGATAGCCAAGCCGATCATCAGGCCCAATTAGCTATTATCGAGTATTTACAGGCTAATAATCCCCAAATAGCGATCGCTTTCGAGATGTTTCAACGTCCTTACCAAATCTATTTGGATCAGTATTTAGCCGGCAAAATTAGCGAAAATCAGTTGAGAGAAAAAAGTGAATACGACCAACGTTGGGGATTTGATTGGGAATTTTACGCCCCGATCCTGCGCTTGGCCAAGGCAAAAAAACTACCAGCGATCGCCCTAAATACACCCACGGAAATCACTAGAAAAGTGGCACGGGAGGGCTTAGAAAGCCTCTCCACCTCAGAAATGACCTACATTCCCCCTAAAAGCGAAATAAACCAGGATAACGAGGAGTATCGTCAACAGATCCTAGCCGTTTATCAGCAACACACGGGGGGCAAAAGTCAGGGATTCGATCGCTTTTTTCTGGCACAGGTCCTCTGGGATGAAACCATGGCCGATGCGATCGCTAAATTCTGGCAAGCTCATCCCGACTATCAGATCATCGTCCTAGCAGGAAAAGGTCATATTGCCTACGGTTACGGTATTCCCAGTCGAGTCCAAAGAAGATTAGGCGATCGCGTCATCCAGCGTTCGGTTTTCTTGGGAGACGCTCCTCAATCATCACCAGCAGAAACCAAAAAACCCGCCGATTATTTTTGGCAAGGGCAAAATTAAGCCAGTCAGGAGTTAGGAAGCAAGGGATGGTAAGCTAAGATGCCAGTCTTTCAATTTAGTAGATAATAGGTCTGAAAAACTGAGGCTATTTTATGATTAATTTAACCTGTCAAGATAACGAAACGCTCGATCGCATTTTAGCTGTGACTCGTGCCGTCGGTTGGGGTGGTGCTAAAATTCTTCAATCCTACTACCGGGGTGAACAGGATTTAGCCGTCAACAAGAAGAAAAAAGGCGGACCAGTGACGGCGGCGGATTTAGCGGCAAATAACTATATTTTAGGGGAATTACAAACAAATTTCTCGGATATCGACTTTGGTTATCTGAGCGAGGAAACCCATCAAGGCAATGAAGCTATCCCGAAAGATTGGGTATGGATTATCGATCCTTTGGACGGAACCCGCGATTTTATCAACAAAACGGGAGAATATGCCCTACATATCGCCTTATGTTATCAGGGAAGACCGCTCATCGCCGTGGTTGCCCTACCGGATCAAGAAAAACTCTATTTTGCCCAAAAAGGAAAAGGTACTTTTCTAGAAACTAGCGACGGAAATATTACACAGGTAAAAGTTGCCAATAAAGATAAAATTACCGAGCTCTATCTGGTGGTTAGTCGTACCCATCGCGACCAACGTTTTGATAATTTATTAAGTCAAATACCCTTCTTCGGTAAAAATTATGTGGCTAGTGTGGGCTGTAAAATTGCCACGATCCTCGAACAAAAATCCGATGTTTATATCTCCCTATCGGGGAAATCGGCGGCTAAAGACTGGGATTTTGCCGCTCCGGAGTTGATTTTAACGGAAGCCGGCGGCAAATTTTCCTATTTTGACGGTCAACCCGTGCGCTATAATCGCGGCGATGTGCGGCAATGGGGGGGGATCATGGCTAGTAATGGTCCTTGTCATCAACAACTTTGTCAGTTGTCCACGGCAATCCTCGCCCAAATTGATGCCACTGTCTAATTTCTGACTTGAAAGAGGGTGTAGGGTGTGGGGTGTGGGGTGTAGGGAAGGAAACCTCTTTCATCTGTGGGGGTGAAAATTTTTTCATCGGGACTGACTGGAAAATAGAAGCTGAAATAACGCCAATTCGTCAATCAGAATATTTTCAGGCTTGGCGGTGCCAACTTTGGCATCAGGACTGCCCCCTAACCGAGAATCAGAGATCGGTAGAATGGAAAAAAACCAGATCGAGCAATGTTACGGTTAAAAACTTGGCAAGGGTTGATTTTAGCAGTTCCGATCGCCGCCGTGGTGATTTTTCTGATCGTGGCCGCCAGTGTCCAGATCAATCAATGGGGTTTGAATTGGATTTGGGCAGTTTTTACCCTGATTTTTGTCGCTTGGCGCTTCCTGTTGGTCAAATGGACGCGCCCAGCAGTCGGGGAAATTGAAGCCGCCATCGGGGAAATTAAGGCAGAATTAACCCCTCCTGAGGGTGATTCCGGGGGAAATGTCGAGGAAATTATCGAGAGGATTATCGTCGAGGCCCGCAATGATCGCCCGGTTTGGGAAGATTGGGCGACTTTTTGGCAACGCTGTCAGGATTTGGTCAGTGCCATCGCTCATATATATTACCCCGATGTCAAGTACCCCTTATTAAATATTTACATTCCCCAGGCCTACGGTTTAATTCGGGGAACTGTGGATGATAGCGATCGCTGGATGCAGAATCTTTCCCCGGCCCTGAATCAAATCACCATCGGCCAAGCCTATCAGGCCTACGAAGTTTATCAAAAATTGCAACCCTCAGCCCGGAAACTTTGGCAAGTCTGGAATTGGGCGCAATGGGTGATCAATCCCGCTGCGGCTGTGGCTAAAGTTGCTAGTCAAAAGTACAGCGATCGAGCGGATCAGCAATTATTAGTCAATTTAGGGCAAGTTTTGCGGGAAAATGCCCTAAGAAACCTTTCTCGCCAAGCGGTGTTACTCTACAGTGGCAGTAATCTCGCCCCAACTCTCCCCACCAAGACGAAAATCGCCACTACTACTCTCAAGGAAATTCTCGCCCAAGCTGAACCGATCACGGAAATTGATCGCCAACCGGTTAATATTCTGCTGGTTGGACGCACCGGGGCCGGCAAAAGCAGTTTAATTAATACTCTCTTTCGGGCCGATTTAGCCCAAGTGGATCTATTGCCCAGTACCGACGCGATCCAATCCTACCATTGGCAAACCCCAGAAGGAGACGAGTTAATCCTCTGGGATACTCCGGGCTATGAACAGGCAAATCGGGCCGATGATCGGCAAAAGGTTCTAAATTATGCCGAAAACGCCGATTTATTAATTCTTGTCACCCCCGCCCTCGATCCCGCCCTGGCCATGGATGAGGCTTTTCTTAAAGATTTGCAACAAACTATTGACAATTTACCAGTTATAGTGTGTGTTTCTCAAGTCGATCGCCTGCGTCCGCTGCGAGAGTGGCAACCCCCCTATAATTGGCTGACGGGAGAAAGTCCCAAAGAAGTCAATATCCGCGAATGCTTGCAGTATCGGGCGGAATTATTCGAGAATCTCTGCGATCGCATTTTGCCGATGGTCAGTCAACAGCCGGATAGAGAAGCTTGGGGGGATGAGGAGTTATCAATCGCTTTACTGGGGGCAATTTCGCCCGCAAAACAGTTGCGTTTAGCCCGTTTTTTAGCGGATTTAGAAACTCGAACCCTGGCAGCGGCGAAAATAATCGATCGCTATACTTTACAGATGGCCACGGGGCAAGGTTTAACGGCCCTATTAAAAAGTCCTATTCTCGGTTTTATCTCCACTTTAGCCACGGGAAGACCGACTTTAGCTTATCTTTTAGCTGAACAAATTCCTGTGGAACAATTACCAGTAGCGATCGGTAAATTACAGATGGCCTACGAGCTTTCTTCTCTCTTAAATACGGAGAATAAAAGTTTTGATTTATTGGCACTTTGGCCAATACTATTAGAAAATTATAGCACTGCTGACAAGGAAGCTTGGGCCTGGGGTCATGCTCTGGTAGAATATTGGACAAAGAACCTATCGATCGAACAGTTCCGGTCAAGTTATCAGGGGTATTTAGAAACGACAAAAACAGGCCTGTAGTCAGATTAATTAAACTAAAACTTTCTTCCACTTCAAAAGTATAGGAGAGTGGGGAGGAGAGGTTTCTGGGGTTGAGATTTCTGGCCCTTGTACTAAAATTCCTCAGTATGCGGTTTAAATGCAGTGCAGCTTAGATGGGTACGGGAATAAAATAATTACTCAAATCTTTGTTTTTAGGTGTGTTATCGCAGAATAATATACCTGAACTTCCCCCGTATAAATATACTAGCTATGGCTCAAAGTCTTACAGAGCCTGAGTTAAAGCAATGTAATACTAATAAACTACTGGGTACAAACTCCTGAAATCCTTACGCAGACAGGGTTTGAGGCAAAATTTTTCAAAATTTTTCAAATTTGACCCTTCGACCATTATAGCTTGTTTCCAGGCAGAAAACCATCAAAAACATGGCTACCGAGGGAATCGCTGACTCTAGAGATTAATGACACCATCTGTTACAATAAGGTTAGCGATCACTATACAGCCAACTCTACGGAATCGCTCTACTCTAGATACAGTCAACGGTACAGCCATTTTCAAAGGGAAAATGTACCCAGTAGCGTCTTTTCAATTTTTTCTGAGAAGCTCCAGGCAGTAAGGGTTTTGTTAATTTTTTAGTATTTCTGTATGGGGGAAGTCCAGATATACCTTGTTTGATCAATATTTTTTTGGGTTTCTATGTCGCTATAACAATGCTAGATATCATCTAAAAGATGGTTTAATTGACCTCTCAACAAATCTAGGTTCTGATTAGCCTTTTCAAGTTCAAGACTCAGGTTTTTTATTTCCGACTCTTGAAGCTTTATCTTTTCAGAAAGATCGTCTATCTGTTGTTTGCAAGAGTCTAGATATCCACTTTTTATGATATCAATAACATCAAAGTAAGAAATTTTTTGATCATTCATAAAGCAATATATTTGACATATTTGCTCTAAATTCGACAATAAAAAATCATTTTTAAATATATCTGAAAATGACATTATACTAGACGCATCAAAACTTTTGTGTCTCAGGGAAAGGATAAGTTTTTCGATATTTTGATGATTATTGGAAAAAGTGTCACTTGAAAATATTTCTATAAATTTACTGATTTCTATTTTCTTGCTTTCTAAGAACAATAACAATTTTAGAGTTTTTGTCTTTATTCGTATTTTTAGATATTCTGCAATCTCAAGGTTATATTTTTGTTCAAAAACAAATTCCAATAGATCTCTAAATGTAACTATTTTTTTTAGATCCTTCATCGTATGGAATTTCTATGTCAAATTCCTGCTCTATTTGATACAAGAAATTTAGAGCATCATCTTCATCTCCACCATTTGATAATTCAAGAATATAATTATACTCAGTTTTAAAGATGACAAAATCTAAAACTGGCTGAGGTATTTCAGAAACTTCAAATACTTCTATCACAATATTATAAATTCTTGAATAAGTTCTTGAATAAATATCTTCATAAGTTTTCTTGTTCATATCCATAATTATAACTATTTTGTTTGTGTTAAAGGTCATCCAATGACAGACTGCCTTGAGTGTAGCATTTTTATTAAACTAATGCAAGCACAAGTAATACTCAACCCTGTTTAAAAAGTATAGAAAAGTAGGCAGGGTGGAACGGTAGGCGAGTGGACAGATTTGCTATAATGCTTCAGCAATTATTGAGATGTTAATTTATTGTAAGCGGAAATGATCGCCGCGTTTTCCCAATCATCATCAAAAGGGAGCGCATCGGGATCTGACAAAGCATTAGCCTCGATTTCTGCATCGCTCATCGATTTAACTCGCTCCCAATCGGTTAAATCTTGGCTTTCCTCTTTTGTGTTAACAATCCCCATCTTGGGGGATACTCTCTTGATACTTTCTTCGCTCACGTTCGTTTGCTCTCCTAGCACTAATCAATCGGCAAGTTTCCCCTCTTATAGTATAGACAACATAACAGATTATCCCGTTTAATTGTCCCAGCAAACACATCCTTATTTCTTGGTAATCTTGGCGATTATCTTCTCTGATTAGACAGTGACCATCGAAAATAGGAGGAACAGCCGCAAAATCTATCCTATGCTTCTCTATATTAGAATATCTTTTAGACTGATCCCAGTCAAATTCTCTAAATTGCATAAATATAGTCATTTCAATTAAGATTGAGAATATCAATGCCAGAGTTCATAAGGGTTTAACCGGTCTAGAGTGTATCAGACTTATCTGAAATGACTATATGTCGTTGATCTGAGGGTGATATAGCTGTAGCTGGTTTACCAAATGCAGATACTTCATTGTCTAAACGATAAGCATCCGGATTCTTCTTTAGAAGATGATGCACAGAGTTCCCTTAAGTTGGAAGAGCCAAAGAAGCGCTGAGGTCTTTTGGCTTGTTAACTTCCTCTGTCTCATTTTTTGAATCACTGGTCATAACTAAACAATTAGTAGTGGTCTCTGTTCATTACCTTTTTGAAGTATTAATTGAGTATCTTCCTCCGTCTCAGTTTTAGCATATAAAGCCATGAGTTTTAATCCTTTACGAATGACTTCAGACTCTGTTAAGCCTAGCTCCTTAGCTATTTCTTTAAGATATTCAGAGTCCTTTTGACTAAGATTTACTCGAAATTGTCTGGTAGCCATTTTTTTTTGTTAATTTAGTGAATGGATTGTATCGATTCACTGATAACTGATCACTAAGGTCGAGAAGAGCCATTTTTACCATTGAGGGCTATAGTAGGGTCAATTCATGAATTGACCCTACAGTCTGATTTAAGGGTTGTCATCGTCCTTTCTTATAGATGTCCATAATAGTCTGCCTGGTTCTTCGGTTTGTGTTATGCAATGGACGGGAGTTATAAGGGGTGAAACCCTTATATAGAAAGACATTGCTTCGATTTTTGCCAATTGTTTTCAATCTAGAACGAGCTAATCAATTAAGTCCCTTGCCAGATAAGGATTTAGCCGATTTCTGCCCCCTGATCGAACCATACCAAGTAACGAAGAACCGTCTGCCTTTAGAAACCTAGCATCCTAACTACAGTACCCTATCTTACCCTAATTACACCAGATATGTCAACCAACTATTACACTGGATATGTCAAGCAATTACACCAGATATGTCAACTATGTCAAATCAACATAAACGAGTCCTGATGGTACTTAATGGGTGCAATAGGTCAAATACCATCGACTTATCGACTTATTTGCTATTAAAAGGCTATTTTTCGCAAATTTTAACTAAAATAATCTTAGGTTTTATTCATGATTAGGTACAACAGGGGGTATAATAGGGTATTTAGTAGGTGGTATTACATATACATATATGCAATGCATAGCAATGGGTGTAATGTGGGTATATTGTGGGGTTTAATAGATACCACAGTGCTGAGTTCCTATGGTATGATAGTTCCATCAACTTTTAGATAGATAAAAGTATGGCAGACACAACTAAACAAGTGAGTATGCTAGAATTGGAGTTAGAAGATGATCTAATCAGACAAATTGAAGATGTAGCTGATTCTGGTTGTTTTTCAAAAGATGAATTATTACAAAGTATTTTAGAAGCATGGAGATATCATCAGTCCTATATACATAGACTTGAAAATATGGTTCAAATAATCAATATTAAGTAATTCGATTTGAGGATAACGTGGAATGATTACTATCAAATGATTACCT is a genomic window containing:
- a CDS encoding ChaN family lipoprotein, whose amino-acid sequence is MKFSRRFFPVFLALCLLFILLPRAWSFTNSQKQILADLKTAEIIYLGERHDSQADHQAQLAIIEYLQANNPQIAIAFEMFQRPYQIYLDQYLAGKISENQLREKSEYDQRWGFDWEFYAPILRLAKAKKLPAIALNTPTEITRKVAREGLESLSTSEMTYIPPKSEINQDNEEYRQQILAVYQQHTGGKSQGFDRFFLAQVLWDETMADAIAKFWQAHPDYQIIVLAGKGHIAYGYGIPSRVQRRLGDRVIQRSVFLGDAPQSSPAETKKPADYFWQGQN
- a CDS encoding 3'(2'),5'-bisphosphate nucleotidase CysQ family protein, whose protein sequence is MINLTCQDNETLDRILAVTRAVGWGGAKILQSYYRGEQDLAVNKKKKGGPVTAADLAANNYILGELQTNFSDIDFGYLSEETHQGNEAIPKDWVWIIDPLDGTRDFINKTGEYALHIALCYQGRPLIAVVALPDQEKLYFAQKGKGTFLETSDGNITQVKVANKDKITELYLVVSRTHRDQRFDNLLSQIPFFGKNYVASVGCKIATILEQKSDVYISLSGKSAAKDWDFAAPELILTEAGGKFSYFDGQPVRYNRGDVRQWGGIMASNGPCHQQLCQLSTAILAQIDATV
- a CDS encoding GTPase family protein, giving the protein MLRLKTWQGLILAVPIAAVVIFLIVAASVQINQWGLNWIWAVFTLIFVAWRFLLVKWTRPAVGEIEAAIGEIKAELTPPEGDSGGNVEEIIERIIVEARNDRPVWEDWATFWQRCQDLVSAIAHIYYPDVKYPLLNIYIPQAYGLIRGTVDDSDRWMQNLSPALNQITIGQAYQAYEVYQKLQPSARKLWQVWNWAQWVINPAAAVAKVASQKYSDRADQQLLVNLGQVLRENALRNLSRQAVLLYSGSNLAPTLPTKTKIATTTLKEILAQAEPITEIDRQPVNILLVGRTGAGKSSLINTLFRADLAQVDLLPSTDAIQSYHWQTPEGDELILWDTPGYEQANRADDRQKVLNYAENADLLILVTPALDPALAMDEAFLKDLQQTIDNLPVIVCVSQVDRLRPLREWQPPYNWLTGESPKEVNIRECLQYRAELFENLCDRILPMVSQQPDREAWGDEELSIALLGAISPAKQLRLARFLADLETRTLAAAKIIDRYTLQMATGQGLTALLKSPILGFISTLATGRPTLAYLLAEQIPVEQLPVAIGKLQMAYELSSLLNTENKSFDLLALWPILLENYSTADKEAWAWGHALVEYWTKNLSIEQFRSSYQGYLETTKTGL
- a CDS encoding BrnT family toxin, which gives rise to MTIFMQFREFDWDQSKRYSNIEKHRIDFAAVPPIFDGHCLIREDNRQDYQEIRMCLLGQLNGIICYVVYTIRGETCRLISARRANERERRKYQESIPQDGDC